One window of Micromonas commoda chromosome 1, complete sequence genomic DNA carries:
- a CDS encoding predicted protein, which yields MGKSAATPRRKPNVLITGTPGTGKSSLAERVAAAVEGFKRIDVSQLAKEQDMLEEFDEELDTHVIDEDKVLDHMEEHGLGGDAGGVVVDYHGCDLFPERWFDLVVVLTCDNAVLYDRLQARGYSDKKIRGNVECEIFQTLVEEARDSYEESIVKVCASDTIDDMEENEKAIVEFVGAWKSSV from the coding sequence ATGGGCaagtccgccgcgaccccgcgccgcaAGCCCAACGTGCTCATCACCGGCACCCCGGGCACGGGCAAatcctccctcgccgagcgcgtcgccgccgccgtcgaaggcTTCAAGCGCATCGACGTCAGTCAGCTGGCGAAGGAGCAGGACATGCTCGAGGagttcgacgaggagctcgacacGCATGTCATCGACGAGGATAAGGTTTTGGACCACATGGAGGAGCACGgcctgggcggcgacgcgggcggcgtggtCGTCGACTACCACGGCTGCGACCTCTTTCCCGAACGATGGTTCGACCTGGTGGTGGTGCTCACCTGCGACAACGCCGTGCTGTACGACCGGCTGCAGGCGCGGGGGTACTCGGATAAAAAGATCAGGGGCAACGTGGAGTGCGAGATATTCCAGACGttggtggaggaggcgcgggactCGTACGAGGAATCCATCGTGAAAGTGTGCGCCTCGGACACCATCGACGACATGGAGGAAAACGAAAAGGCGATTGTGGAGTTCGTCGGCGCGTGGAAGTCTTCGGTGTAA
- a CDS encoding predicted protein: MTTTSGGCSITAARGRALGGAGVDRTRLVRSRRAASAAARASSSSSNPPGVEGEDKRRPSCRSRSTSTVPLSRIAGACTAAMLSASVGGAMPVLTPPPAAALGEYGSGLGYFQRLEAERAISEEPVPLSRRSERRASSPPAGASANATRGIPLSLGADDDDVAESNVAYTEPDFSDAVSSFGDPRRDPSLEEVRASRLRRAAFQWSVIAAVAYNAYRARTRGSDVTKRLGLEGKAATQLAGTRWRLTLDIGRERGTWMPPEWGASGFRVILPMAVELGANGVVTPIAIGGFAPMTVSAGKWRLEGDALKFDVKTSGMAKGDVTLPEDSLHFRTAAWGGTMASRGNLMLLQTRFGFRREWRMVGVFKAEPLLDDDEDDDDRKGGEGGEGGGDEESRERRVLLESMRVTERKTS, encoded by the coding sequence ATGACGACCACGTCGGGTGGATGTtcgatcaccgccgcgcgggggagggcgCTCGGCGGTGCCGGAGTCGATCGAACGCGCCTCgtccggtcgcgtcgcgccgcgtccgccgccgcgcgcgcgtcgtcgtcgtcgtcgaacccgcccggcgtcgagggtgaGGATAAGCGGCGTCCGTCGTGCCGATCGaggtccacgtcgacggTTCCTCTGTCGCGCATCGCCGGAGCGTGCACGGCCGCGATgctctccgcgtccgtcggtgGGGCGATGCCGGTCCtgacgccgccccccgcggccgctCTCGGCGAGTACGGCTCCGGCCTTGGGTACTTCCAGCGGCTGGAGGCGGAGCGGGCCATCAGCGAAGAACCCGTGCCCCTGAGCCGACGctccgagcgacgcgcgtcctccccgcccgcgggcgcctcggccAACGCGACCCGGGGCATTCCGctctcgctcggcgccgacgacgacgacgtcgccgagtcgAACGTCGCCTACACCGAACCCGACTtctccgacgccgtctcGTCGTTCGGCGATCCGAGACGCGATCCCTCCCTAGAGGAGGttcgcgcgagccgccttcgccgagcGGCGTTTCAGTGGTCCGTCATAGCCGCCGTGGCGTACAACGCGTACCGCGCGAGGACCCGGGGCAGCGACGTGACCAAACGTTTGGGGTTAGAGggcaaggcggcgacgcagctGGCGGGAACCAGGTGGAGGCTCACGCTCGACATAGGGCGCGAACGAGGAACTTGGATGCCGCCCGAGTGGGGCGCATCCGGCTTTCGAGTCATCTTACCCATGGCGGTGGAGCTCGGGGCGAACGGGGTGGTGACGCCCATAGCCATCGGGGGGTTCGCGCCCATGACCGTGAGCGCGGGCAAGTGGCGTTTAGAGGGCGACGCGTTAAAGTTCGACGTCAAGACGTCGGGGATGGCCAAAGGCGACGTGACGCTGCCGGAGGATTCTCTACATTTTCGAACAGCCGCGTGGGGAgggacgatggcgtcgagagGTAACCTGATGCTCCTGCAGACCAGGTTCGGGTTCAGGAGGGAGTGGAGGATGGTGGGCGTGTTCAAGGCTGAGCCCCttttggacgacgacgaggacgacgacgaccgaaaggggggcgaggggggcgaaggcggcggcgacgaggagagcCGAGAGAGGAGGGTGCTCCTCGAGTCCATGCGCGTCACCGAACGCAAGACGTCGTGA
- a CDS encoding predicted protein: MPDSPRLSIIGVVPVVILLLLASVTGGVGADEGDEVASSSWWHGPDPPEGEPTDLEREMFHERTPSCIVCQRAVHYLDENLLVKILDERAKDRSVNDPANYGRIEAIVEDEVSKVCSAQGIQLDKNLRKKCDDMLERFEDVLVRAWYDRSVQDDDWNMNWRICAKKHGLLKVCPVEIARLDVPQLDHLEQEVKLEELRSPVREGDDGRKRLRYQTQAGRAKLARAGSGEMHVLNGKDFHARVIAEHGADTDALVYFAYANAHPRTHRGVMRTLKRAALAFRDENVKGKHHVALSVIDVERNEIPHPYGSHVKGPTLILYPAGNKHSPRMLPMRGGVGGRDDEEAAPTLGDVLALLNKRGGNAYTRDAAGKAFVEAEQHELEGSGRFSRDHDEL; encoded by the exons ATGCCGGACTCCCCGCGCCTCTCAATCATCGGCGTCGTacccgtcgtcatcctcctcctcctcgcgtcggtcacgggcggcgtgggagccgacgagggcgacgaggtcgcctcctcctcgtggTGGCACGGGCCGGATCCTCCCGAGGGCGAACCGACggacctcgagcgcgagatgTTTCACgagaggacgccgtcgtgcaTCGTCTGTCAGCGCGCGGTGCACTACCTGGACGAGAACCTCCTCGTGAagatcctcgacgagcgcgccaaggacAGGAGCGTCAACGATCCCGCAAACTACGGCAGGATCGAGGccatcgtcgaggacgaggtctCCAAGGTGTGCTCCGCCCAGGGCATCCAGCTGGACAAGAACCTGCGCAAGAAGTGCGACGACATGCTCGAGAGGTTCGAGGATGTCCTGGTCCGGGCGTGGTACGACAGGAGCGTACAGGACGACGACTGGAACATGAACTGGCGGATATGCGCCAAGAAACACGGGCTGCTCAAGGTGTGCCCGGTTGAGATCGCGAGGCTCGACGTCCCACAGCTGGACCACCTCGAGCAGGAGGTGAAGCTGGAGGAGCTCCGATCGCCGGTAcgggagggcgacgacgggcggaAGAGGTTAAGGTACCAGACGcaggcggggcgggcgaagCTCGCGAGAGCCGGCAGCGGCGAGATGCACGTGCTCAACGGCAAAGACTTTCACGCGCGGGTCATAGccgagcacggcgccgacACGGACGCGCTGGTGTACTTTGCCTACGCCAACGCGCACCCGAGGACGCACAGGGGCGTGATGCGCACgctgaagcgcgcggcgttggccttTCGGGACGAAAACGTGAaag GGAAACACCACGTCGCGCTGAGCGtcatcgacgtcgagcgaAACGAGATTCCCCACCCGTACGGCAGCCACGTCAAGGGTCCCACGCTGATACTGTACCCGGCGGGGAATAAGCACTCGCCGAGGATGTTGCCCATGCGGGGGGGCGTCGGGGgacgggacgacgaggaggcggcgcccacgctcggcgacgtgctcgcgctgTTGAACAAGCGGGGCGGTAATGCGTACACGAGGGACGCCGCAGGTAAGGCTTTCGTGGAGGCGGAGCAACACGAACTGGAGGGGTCGGGAAGGTTCAGCAGGGATCACGACGAGCTGTGA
- a CDS encoding predicted protein, translated as MEEEEEASVAGGITNGAIADAAVVETGQTDAAQLYENYVPSKVTQGATHPDHVVETSTLSQLTPPDVPKGFDHRLHDAVEAETLSSMQLESVVYASMKHEQRLKGGRRAGFFLGDGPGVGKGRQIAGLVYSHARGGGSRALWISVSGDLKFDAERDLRDLGLATPRLEVYPKGNGPMPNGDLNDMTKRGVVFCTYSLLIQGSGKTLLMKKGSRLEQLVRWLRQDPHGPLIVFDECHRAKNLVNESGMPTKTALAVVALQRAIPDARVVYCSATGASEPKNLAYMTRLHAHGFSNVEGMLNTLTESGMGALEMFALGLKATGSYLCRSLSYAGAEFELQNCELTDEMAAMYDRSCAFWQMLHNVFNTAATGRIAEGQRMEKASSVKWAQFWAAHQRFFRQMLLSAKVPHLARLALEHVHERNMAVVIGLQSTGESNVGQAMADAATQGEEVDDFVSAPAVILRNLIAKQFPITSTKSQLEADAERTRVEEIAAAAAAVPDEKLTRNDKKRGWKDDASPPQGDDKEPSEGDTPTKDESDSSNDGPVQCQADPTANLPIYERLPPAPRIGLSDEDSLISEEDERSRSPSPTRGDDAEKQQQGVGDAANEILVRNPYLVHIRDLLLEATESLQLPPNPLDHLVDLCGGPSKVAEMTGRERRLVRCLETGNVEAKLRRSQLDTTQKLLNMAERESFQSGEKLIAIISEAASTGVSLQADKRVKNQRRRCHMTLELPWSADKAIQQFGRSHRSNQSSAPLYQILVTPCGGERRFASAAAKRLQSLGALLKGDRRALGAGVDLRAFDIDTKEGSAALNRLYDDAREKNSGPMPNVNVPGGDFKRFARFARRCLVSVGMGHANRAKGNAWELPKKFEGKVPLFLNRLMGLSVDQQKLLFAYFTETHEAEVAEAKARGTFDEGVVSLSAESVAMSDGYPRVVHTDVASGATTELCRITIDRGVTFARVLEKLAQFKRTCVDTGHDFAYENGIWTSRPWILCATEIWRTHALGRRMFRIRRPYNSDSPSLAREHLVKNYRKLTPEELQAGGLGELTWRFWYNRGMEPCIHGERCRRRAHGGVCKVGRRVSAEYLLTGAVLPLWQTVAAITSARRDAGRNLRSVNANGAMASPTSPPMTAAAAQHLHNDRDKPKGVLRVVRTELDDGRLVLGLHLGKEDVEALEQRLKDAVETVRERRASQMEEDERLNLPMRRESGGEDDGSDGDGVSEVEIELREPESSVCENRDPVTGCDRV; from the exons atggaggaggaggaagaggcgtccgtcgcggggggtATCACgaacggcgccatcgcggacgccgccgtggtggAAACCGGGCAAACCGACGCCGCACAGCTGTACGAAAATTACGTCCCTTCCAAGGTCACCCAGGGCGCCACGCACCCGGACCACGTCGTGGAGACGTCCACGCTGTCGCagctgacgccgccggacgTCCCAAAAGGTTTCGACCACAGGCtgcacgacgccgtggaggctGAGACTCTCAGCTCAATGCAGCTCGAATCCGTCGTGTACGCGTCGATGAAACACGAGCAACGGCTTAAAGGCGGGCGAAGGGCGGGGTTCTTCCTAGGGGACGGTCCGGGCGTGGGCAAGGGACGGCAGATCGCGGGATTGGTCTactcgcacgcgcggggcggcgggtcgaggGCGCTGTGGATATCCGTCAGCGGAGACCTCAAGTTTGACGCGGAGCGAGACCTGCGCGACCTCGGTCTGGCCACGCCGCGACTCGAGGTGTACCCAAAGGGCAACGGACCGATGCCGAACGGTGACCTCAACGACATGACGAAACGCGGGGTGGTGTTTTGCACGTACTCGTTGCTCATACAGGGCAGCGGGAAG ACGTTGCTCATGAAAAAAGGGAGCAGGCTGGAGCAGCTGGTGCGTTGGCTGAGGCAGGACCCGCACGGCCCTCTGATCGTCTTCGACGAGTGCCACAGGGCGAAGAACCTCGTGAACGAGAGCGGGATGCCCACCaagacggcgctcgcggtggtggcgctgCAACGCGCCATCCCGGATGCCAGAGTCGTGTATTgctccgccaccggcgcTTCGGAGCCCAAGAACCTGGCGTACATGACCCGCCTTCACGCGCACGGCTTTAGCAATGTGGAAGGTATGCTGAACACCCTGACGGAATCCGGCATGGGAGCGCTGGAGATGTTCGCGTTGGGTCTGAAAGCCACGGGCTCGTACCTGTGCCGGTCGCTGTCCTACGCGGGTGCCGAGTTTGAGCTCCAGAACTGCGAGCTGACGGACGAGATGGCGGCTATGTACGACAGATCGTGCGCCTTCTGGCAGATGCTTCACAACGTCTtcaacaccgcggcgacgggcaggATCGCCGAGGGTCAGCGGATGGAGAAGGCGAGCTCCGTCAAGTGGGCGCAGTTCTGGGCCGCGCATCAGCGCTTCTTCCGACAGATGCTCCTGAGCGCCAAGGTGCCCCACCTGGCGCGACTGGCGCTGGAGCACGTCCACGAGCGTAACATGGCGGTGGTCATCGGGCTGCAGAGTACGGGCGAGAGCAACGTCGGGCAGGccatggcggacgcggctaCGCaaggcgaggaggtggacgatTTCGTCTCCGCGCCAGCCGTGATCTTACGCAACCTCATCGCCAAACAGTTCCCCATAACGTCGACCAAATCGCAActcgaggctgacgccgagCGCACGCG ggtcgaggagatcgccgccgccgccgccgccgttcccgaCGAGAAGCTCACGAGAAATGACAAGAAGCGGGGATGGAAGGatgacgcgtcgcccccgcaaGGGGACGACAAGGAACCCAGCGAAGGCGACACCCCGACCAAAGAC gagagcgACTCGTCCAACGACGGACCCGTGCAGTGCCAGGCGGATCCAACCGCAAACTTACCCATATACGAGCGCCTGCCTCCGGCGCCCAGGATCGGGCTATCCGACGAGGACTCTCTTATttccgaggaggacgaacggagccggagcccgtcgccgacccggggcgacgacgcggaaaAGCAGCAGCAGGGAGTCGGCGACGCTGCTAACGAGATTTTGGTGCGTAATCCGTACCTGGTGCACATACGCGACCTCCTTCTGGAGGCGACGGAGTCCCTCCAGCTGCCGCCCAACCCGCTGGATCACCTGGTGGACCTGTGCGGCGGACCGTCAAAGGTGGCGGAGATGACGGGCAGGGAGCGCAGGCTAGTGCGGTGCCTGGAGACGGGCAACGTCGAGGCGAAACTGAGGCGCAGTCAGCTAGACACCACGCAGAAGTTGCTGAACATGGCGGAGAGGGAATCTTTCCAGAGCGGCGAGAAACTCATCGCGATAATCTCCGAGGCTGCGTCCACCGGCGTCTCGTTACAGGCGGATAAGCGGGTAAAGAACCAGAGGAGGCGGTGTCACATGACCTTAGAGCTTCCGTGGAGCGCCGACAAGGCTATTCAGCAGTTTGGAAGGAGCCACCGCAGCAACcagtcgtcggcgccgctgTACCAGATCCTGGTCACgccgtgcggcggcgagcgtcggttcgcctccgccgccgcgaaacgGCTCCAGTCCCTCGGGGCGTTACTCAAAGGCGACCGCAGAGCCCttggcgcgggcgtggaccTCCGCGCCTTCGACATCGACACCAAGGAGGGATCCGCCGCGTTGAACCGACTGTACGACGACGCTAGAGAGAAAAACTCGGGTCCCATGCCCAACGTCAACGTGCCGGGGGGTGATTTCAAGCGTTTCGCGCGATTCGCTCGGCGCTGTTTGGTGTCCGTGGGGATGGGTCACGCCAACAGGGCTAAAGGCAACGCGTGGGAGCTGCCCAAAAAGTTCGAGGGCAAGGTTCCGCTCTTCCTGAACCGGCTGATGGGCCTCTCCGTGGACCAGCAGAAGCTCCTCTTCGCGTACTTCACGGAGACgcacgaggcggaggtggcggaggccaaggcccGTGGCACCttcgacgagggcgtggtgtcgctctccgccgagagcgtcgcgatgagcgatGGGTACCCGCGCGTGGTGCacaccgacgtcgccagcGGCGCCACCACCGAGCTGTGCCGGATCACCATAGACCGCGGGGTGACGTTCGCGCGGGTGCTGGAAAAGTTGGCGCAGTTTAAACGGACGTGCGTTGACACCGGGCACGACTTCGCGTACGAGAACGGCATATGG ACGTCCCGGCCGTGGATCCTTTGCGCCACGGAAATTTGGAGGACACACGCGCTCGGTCGCCGCATGTTCCGAATCAGACGACCGTACAACAGcgactcgccgtcgctcgcgcgcgagcacctAGTGAAGAACTACCGAAAGTTAACGCCGGAGGAGCTGCAGGCTGGCGGGTTGGGGGAGCTCACGTGGAGGTTCTGGTACAATCGCGGGATGGAGCCGTGCATACACGGCGAgcggtgccggcggcgggcgcacGGCGGGGTGTGCAAGGTTGGGCGGCGGGTCAGCGCGGAGTACCTGCTGACCGGCGCGGTGTTACCCCTGTGGcagacggtggcggcgatcacgtcggcgcggagggacgcgggcAGGAATTTGCGGAGCGTcaacgcgaacggcgcgatggcctccccgacctcgccgccgatgaccgcggcggcggcgcaacATCTTCACAACGACCGAGACAAACCCAAGGGCGTGCTTCGCGTGGTGAGGACCGAGCTGGACGACGGGAGACTGGTGTTGGGACTCCACCTCGGCAaagaggacgtcgaggcgttgGAACAGAGGCTCAAAGACGCGGTGGAAACAGTgcgggagaggcgcgcgtcgcagatggaggaggacgagcgcctcAACTTGCCGATGCGacgcgagagcggcggcgaggacgacggctcggacggggacggggtcAGCGAGGTGGAAATCGAGCTGAGGGAGCCGGAATCGTCGGTGTGCGAGAACAGGGATCCCGTCACCGGATGTGACCGGGTGTGA
- a CDS encoding predicted protein: MREPTGNLRVLFLTLEFRHGTFSGNGVLAQSQAHGLAKAGHAVLVVSGCPDNLDVTDDSQREISQTAGAVEVRTLRVPASKWGKLTARCPWRELADAAHADEPLHERIRSFAPDVVLGIDWHVTPTWRALRRRVWRDSDAARETDPNGMNPDIASSSPYPPFVYSNYRVFARDGDPTHAAKERDAVEEAAAVVALCQVDADYLCEELSPEGAAVAPGVVIAPLREDVHALATHAQTPMTPATTAENGVELDETGAQHLERVAPWRLDAVPGQNTPRFLLTCCVRLSPEKEPERFVSLCAELVRRGVVLGGTNEPGTTEIVPVLCASTAGDYAETIRAKFLDATRGKGLVCRDFLDARGMASVYRRTVLNVHPCAYDAYGMTVVEAAAFGAPSCVQRGDSVGCCALLSETGNEFVPVDWTKDKGDKVDLIADAVEAYLRAGWDGSKRGGDEHHDDDDSLRAIGTRARRRALGWDLFACGRDIAKILTRAVRGDPSGRFRWTLPDATEQKRLAPLWRAATIAVWHSGAWRMIRSEGDDDDTRGFSKQAQARALLPAGTYLIVTAYNPMGTRADPRLNEAAARALAASVRDMRPSPSAVLPTLSVDPVGGFDAWNEPGMAVQLPIETDAQSAEVKTVTIRLARRHGQAAVYELTCDSDGGMRIGVTPVFPGLEGLACAGVAAVNGGSPPASMPRSPL, from the exons ATGAGGGAGCCGACGGGGAACCTGCGGGTGCTCTTCCTCACCCTCGAGTTCCGACACGGGACGTTCAGCGGCAATGGCGTCCTGGCGCAGTCGCAGGCGCACGGCCTCGCGAAAGCCGGGCACGCGGTCTTGGTCGTGAGCGGCTGCCCCGACAACCTCGACGTCACTGACGATTCGCAGCGCGAGATTTCCCAAACCGCCGGGGCGGTGGAGGTTCGTACGCTCAGGGTTCCGGCGTCGAAGTGGGGTAAGCTCACCGCCCGGTGCCCGTGGAGGGAgctggcggacgccgcgcacgcggacgagccCCTCCACGAGCGGATCCGAAGCTTCgcccccgacgtcgtcctcgggatCGACTGGCACGTCACCCCAACCTGGCGCGCGCTGAGACGACGCGTCTGGCGCgactcggacgccgcgcgcgagacggacCCGAACGGAATGAATCCGGACATCGCGTCCTCCTCTCCCTACCCGCCGTTCGTGTACAGCAACTACCGCGTgttcgcccgcgacggcgacccgacgcacgccgccaaggagcgggacgcggtggaggaagcagccgccgtcgtcgcgctgtGCCAAGTCGACGCCGACTACCTGTGCGAGGAGCTGTCGCCCGAGggagcggcggtggcgcccggGGTGGTCATCGCGCCCCTGAGGGAGgacgtccacgcgctcgcgacgcacgcgcaaacgccgatgacgccggcgacgacggccgaGAATGGGGTGGAGTTGGACGAGACCGGGGCTCAACATCTCGAGAGGGTCGCGCCGTGGAGGCTGGACGCGGTTCCCGGACAAAACACTCCTCGGTTCCTGCTCACGTGCTGCGTCCGCCTGTCCCCCGAGAAGGAGCCCGAACGGTTCGTGAGCCTGTGtgccgagctcgtgcgcaggggcgtcgtcctcgggggtACAAACGAACCCGGTACCACAGAGATTGTGCCCGTCTTGTGCGCGTCCACGGCTGGCGATTACGCGGAGACGATCCGTGCCAAATttctcgacgcgacgcgcgggaaaGGGCTGGTGTGCCGCGACTttctcgacgcgcgcgggatggCGAGTGTGTACCGACGGACGGTACTGAACGTCCACCCGTGCGCGTACGACGCGTacg GCATGACGGTggtggaggctgccgcgTTCGGGGCGCCGAGTTGCGTGCAGAGGGGGGATTCGGTCGGGTGCTGCGCTTTACTGAGCGAGACTGGGAACGAGTTCGTGCCCGTCGATTGGACCAAAGATAAAGGTGATAAAGTCGATTTaatcgcggacgccgtggagGCGTACCTGCGCGCGGGATGGGACGGATCCAAgcgtggcggcgatgagcaccacgacgacgacgattcctTGCGCGCCATCGGGACGCGCGCAAGGCGCAGGGCGCTCGGGTGGGACCTCTTCGCGTGCGGGAGGGACATCGCGAAGATCTTGACCcgagccgtccgcggcgatccgtCTGGACGCTTCCGGTGGACGCTTCCGGATGCGACGGAGCAGAAGAGGCTGGCGCCGTtgtggcgagcggcgaccaTCGCGGTGTGGCACTCCGGCGCGTGGCGAATGATCCGATcggaaggcgacgacgacgacacccgGGGGTTTTCAAAACAAGCGCAAGCGCGAGCGCTGCTGCCCGCGGGAACCTATTTAATCGTCACCGCGTACAACCCGATGGGAACGCGAGCCGACCCGCGATTAAacgaagcggcggcgcgcgccctcgcggcgtcggtgcgaGACATGCGaccgtccccgtccgcggTGCTTCCCACGCTGTCCGTGGACCCCGTCGGGGGTTTCGACGCGTGGAACGAGCCCGGTATGGCGGTTCAGCTCCCAATTGAGACGGATGCACAGTCAGCGGAGGTAAAAACCGTGACGATCCGACTGGCGAGGAGACACGGTCAGGCTGCCGTGTACGAGCTGACGTGCGATTCCGACGGGGGGATGCGAATCGGCGTGACGCCGGTGTTCCCCGGTCTGGAGGGTCTGGCGTGCGCtggggtcgccgcggtgaatGGCGGGagcccgccggcgtccatGCCCCGCTCCCCGCTGTGA
- a CDS encoding predicted protein, with amino-acid sequence MTAVLAATTSTASIRARVNAAPAAARVVLAAGRPRLNALRATEAVRISATAAEAETTSAPAAEEDGVREFFDTQMVDEAGMLAASTFPIPPADLIAKCKLILAKNNGGEDPSLLASDFKFVAPVVGPLEKERFLAAFQSFKIDEGFPDAKFNYYHFRVDPFEPSRVWYDARFVGTNTGPLIGGTLPATNKKVESPPQSCSMRFNERGECTQLTVGYVMDKQLGNTGGLGGVYGILYAIGYGLPFPEAQPWQKSVQYDLFQRFSGATQELQKFVKGLTGGN; translated from the coding sequence ATGACCGCCGTtctcgccgccaccacctccaccgcgtccatccgcgcgcgcgtcaacgccgcgcccgccgccgcgcgcgtcgtcctcgcggccgGTCGCCCGCGTCTCAACGCTCTTCGCGCCACCGAGGCCGTCCGGATCTCAGCCACCGCCGCTGAGGCCgagacgacgtccgcgcccgccgcggaagaAGACGGCGTCAGGGAGTTCTTCGACACGCAGATGGTGGACGAGGCCGGcatgctcgccgcctccaccttcCCCATCCCACCCGCCGACCTCATCGCCAAGTGCAAGCTCATCCTCGCCAAGAACAACGGCGGAGAGGACCCGTCGCTGCTCGCATCCGACTTTAAGTttgtcgcccccgtcgtcggcccGCTCGAAAAGGAAcgcttcctcgccgcgttccagTCGTTCAAGATCGACGAGGGGTTCCCGGACGCCAAGTTCAACTACTACCACTTCCGCGTCGACCCGTTCGAGCCGTCGCGCGTTTGGTACGACGCCAGGTTCGTCGGCACCAACACCGGTCCCCTCATTGGCGGCACCCTCCCGGCGACGAATAAGAAGGTCGAGTCCCCGCCGCAGTCGTGCTCGATGCGCTTCAACGAACGCGGGGAGTGCACGCAGCTGACCGTGGGTTACGTCATGGACAAACAGCTGGGCAACACCGgggggctcggcggcgtgtaCGGGATCCTGTACGCCATCGGCTACGGCCTTCCCTTCCCCGAGGCGCAGCCGTGGCAGAAGAGCGTCCAGTACGATCTGTTTCAGCGCTTCAGCGGAGCGACGCAGGAGCTGCAGAAGTTCGTCAAGGGACTCACCGGCGGGAACTGA
- a CDS encoding predicted protein codes for MSPWRAAGALFARAATRGGVTTSSRARGADRAPWMHAAEARTRGRASGWNIANTCSRRGGSSLSSHPPAPPSKVSPSDGAVADVVAALPGLGLALAVSQAGFALADGISAAIGAPVAGVPCAVLLGAGINNAVALPKWVRPGLRTATGTVLRVGIVCVGAKFSASDVVTAGAFCVPAAAASVGAGLVLIPRVAGLAGLHPRLGSLLAAGTSICGVTAVSALAPAIAATQTEVACAVANVVLWGSLAMLFAPHAANFLLGECPDAAGMWLGLAVHDTAQVMGAGLTYAQLFDDERAFNAAAVTKLTRNLALAAAIPALAFAHEQTVRSETARVATASRRVPGFLLAFVGMALVRSCGDWYYGGGVKVGSGDPVGGGGGSTPPVGAESWRRGMNALGEGFGAKACLATALAAVGLNTGVSSLVGVGVAPFAVGAVGSAIVGGVGLVSALTLSELIRRSTSAAAGGESVSGKASATARDDSDVNGGASS; via the coding sequence atgtctccttggcgcgccgcgggggcgcttttcgcgcgcgcggcgacgaggggagGCGTCACGACGAGctcacgcgcccgcggcgccgaccgtGCGCCGTGgatgcacgcggcggaggcgcggacgcggggccGCGCCTCGGGGTGGAACATCGCGAACACGTGCTCGAGGCGTGGTGGTTCATCGCTATCGTCGcaccctcccgcgcctccttcgAAGGTTTCGccctccgacggcgccgtcgccgacgtcgtcgccgcgctgcccggTCTCGGCCTCGCGTTGGCCGTGTCCCAGGCGGggttcgcgctcgccgacggcatcagcgcggcgatcggcgcgcccgtAGCGGGAGTCCCATGCGCCGtcctgctcggcgcggggatcaacaacgcggtggcgctgccGAAGTGGGTCCGCCCGGGATTGCGAACCGCGACCGGCACCGTCCTGCGCGTCGGCATCGTCTGCGTCGGCGCCAAGTTCAGCGCCTCggacgtcgtcaccgccggcgccttctgcgtccccgccgccgccgcctccgtcggcgcgggcctcgtcctcatcccccgcgtcgcgggtctcgccgGCCTCCACCCGCGGCTCGGAtccctgctcgcggcggggacgtccaTATGCGGCGTGACGGCGGTGTCCGCGTTGGCgccggccatcgccgcgacgcaaaCGGAGGTGGCatgcgccgtcgccaacgtgGTGTTGTGGGGCTCCCTCGCCATGCTCttcgcgccgcacgcggcgaacTTTTTATTGGGCGAGtgcccggacgcggcgggcatgTGGCTGGGTCTGGCGGTGCACGACACCGCGCAGGTCATGGGCGCGGGTCTGACGTACGCACAGctgttcgacgacgagcgcgcgttcaACGCTGCGGCGGTGACCAAGCTGACCAGAAACctggcgttggcggcggctaTCCCCGCGCTGGCGTTCGCGCACGAACAGACGGTTCGCTCGGAAACGGCtcgggtggcgacggcgtcgagaaGGGTGCCGGGATTTTTGTTGGCGTTCGTGGGCATGGCGCTCGTGCGGTCGTGCGGGGATTGGTACTACGGAGGCGGGGTGAAGGTCGGTTCGGGGGACCCGGtcggaggcgggggcggttcGACGCCACCCGTCGGGGCCGAGTCGTGGAGGCGGGGCATGAACGCGTTGGGCGAGGGGTTCGGGGCCAAGGCGTGCCTCGccacggcgctcgccgcggtgggtcTGAACACCGGGGTGTCGTCGTTGgtcggcgtgggcgtcgcgccgttcgcggtgggcgcggtcGGGTCCGCGATCGTGGGTGGGGTCGGGCTCGTGAGCGCGCTGACGCTCTCCGAGCTGATCCGgcggtcgacgtcggcggcggcgggcggggaaaGCGTAAGTgggaaggcgtcggcgacggcgagggacgacTCTGATGTGAACGGAGGTGCGTCATCGTGA